Proteins from one Pseudomonas sp. KBS0710 genomic window:
- the thrH gene encoding bifunctional phosphoserine phosphatase/homoserine phosphotransferase ThrH produces the protein MEIACLDLEGVLVPEIWIAFAEKTGIESLRATTRDIPDYDVLMKQRLRILDEHGLKLADIQEVIATLKPLDGAIEFVNWLRERFQVVILSDTFYEFSQPLMRQLGFPTLLCHRLITDENDRVVSYQLRQKDPKRQSVLAFKTLYYRVIAAGDSYNDTTMLGEADRGILFHAPENVIREFPQFPAVHTFEDLKKEFIKASNRQLSL, from the coding sequence GTGGAAATTGCCTGTCTCGACCTGGAAGGGGTGCTTGTTCCGGAAATCTGGATCGCCTTCGCCGAAAAAACCGGTATTGAATCCCTGCGGGCCACCACCCGTGACATTCCCGACTACGACGTGTTGATGAAGCAGCGCCTTCGCATTCTTGACGAGCATGGGCTCAAGCTCGCCGATATCCAGGAAGTGATCGCCACCCTCAAGCCACTGGACGGTGCCATCGAGTTCGTCAACTGGCTGCGCGAACGCTTCCAGGTGGTAATTCTGTCGGACACCTTCTATGAGTTCTCCCAGCCGTTGATGCGCCAGCTCGGTTTCCCGACCTTGTTGTGCCACCGTCTGATCACTGATGAAAATGATCGTGTGGTGAGTTACCAACTGCGTCAGAAAGACCCAAAACGCCAGTCGGTGCTGGCGTTCAAGACGCTTTACTACCGCGTGATCGCTGCTGGCGATTCCTACAACGACACCACGATGCTGGGTGAAGCTGACCGTGGGATTCTGTTCCATGCGCCGGAAAATGTGATTCGCGAGTTCCCTCAGTTCCCGGCGGTGCATACCTTTGAGGACTTGAAGAAAGAGTTTATCAAGGCGTCGAATCGGCAGTTGAGCCTGTAA
- a CDS encoding type II toxin-antitoxin system HigA family antitoxin, which yields MNIKPIHSQEDLTAALARVEQLWGADIGSPEGDELEILAVLIEKYEAEHFPMPPSDPVEAIRFRMEQLGMTARDLEPFIGTSGRVSEVLNHKRKLSLSMIKRLHEGLSIPYERLLAGV from the coding sequence ATGAACATCAAACCTATTCATTCCCAGGAAGACCTGACCGCTGCGCTTGCGCGTGTGGAGCAGCTCTGGGGCGCAGACATCGGCTCGCCTGAGGGTGACGAGCTGGAAATTCTCGCCGTGCTTATTGAAAAATACGAGGCGGAACACTTTCCCATGCCGCCTTCGGACCCGGTGGAGGCGATCAGATTTCGCATGGAGCAGCTTGGCATGACTGCCCGTGATCTGGAGCCCTTTATCGGCACCAGTGGGCGGGTGTCAGAGGTGCTGAACCACAAACGCAAGCTGAGCCTGTCGATGATCAAGCGGCTGCATGAAGGCTTGAGCATTCCTTATGAGCGGTTGTTGGCCGGGGTTTAG
- a CDS encoding type II toxin-antitoxin system HigB family toxin has translation MRIIALSTLRTFWESHPAYTDARTPLVELYRHMERTTYTTPQALKAELRTASILKGSRVVFNVGGNKYRVIMAIDYQRQLGFVRFVGTHTQYDQINAETV, from the coding sequence ATGCGGATAATCGCCCTCTCTACCTTACGGACATTCTGGGAAAGCCATCCCGCTTATACCGATGCCAGGACACCGCTGGTCGAGCTGTATCGCCATATGGAGAGGACCACCTACACAACGCCACAGGCACTCAAGGCAGAGCTCAGAACGGCGAGTATTCTCAAGGGCAGCCGGGTGGTGTTTAACGTGGGCGGCAACAAGTATCGAGTGATCATGGCGATCGACTATCAACGACAACTGGGGTTCGTGCGTTTCGTGGGAACCCATACGCAGTACGACCAGATCAACGCGGAGACCGTGTGA
- the pabB gene encoding aminodeoxychorismate synthase component I — protein sequence MSTCSVHPLPYRANPADYFAAIRHATGAVLLDSGRPAAERGRYDLLSAWPQATLTVAPDESGGDFLQRLRTNLTQLGEADLPAGYALPFAGGLIGYLSYDFGRHLEQLPDWAVDDLHLPDARFGLYAWALISDHQAQTSQLVFHPALPDSERLRLIDLFGQPAAISPDTFKLNGPMAPALTSEAYRQAIVRIQDYIQAGDCYQVNFAQRFRAPCAGDPWVAYCALREACPTPFSGFQSLPDDGAILSLSPERFVRISERQVETRPIKGTRPRGLTPEEDAANAAELLASLKDRAENLMIVDLLRNDLGRTCRTGSVKVPELFSLESYPNVHHLVSCVTGVLADDKDALDLIAGSFPGGSITGAPKIRAMQIIDELEPTRRGLYCGSLVYLDVRGEMDSSIAIRSLLVKDGHVNCWGGGGIVADSQWEAEYQESLTKVRVLLHTLESL from the coding sequence ATGTCGACCTGCTCCGTACACCCGCTGCCCTACCGGGCCAACCCCGCCGACTACTTTGCGGCAATTCGTCATGCCACTGGCGCAGTGCTGCTCGACAGTGGTCGCCCGGCTGCCGAACGCGGGCGTTATGACCTGCTCAGCGCCTGGCCACAAGCGACATTGACGGTAGCGCCTGACGAAAGTGGTGGTGATTTCCTGCAACGCTTGCGGACAAACCTGACGCAGTTAGGCGAAGCGGATCTGCCTGCAGGTTATGCACTACCCTTTGCTGGCGGCTTGATTGGCTACTTGAGTTACGATTTTGGCCGGCACCTGGAGCAACTGCCTGATTGGGCCGTAGATGACCTGCACCTGCCGGATGCGCGTTTCGGGCTGTATGCCTGGGCGCTGATCAGCGATCACCAGGCGCAGACCAGTCAGTTGGTGTTTCACCCCGCGTTGCCCGACAGCGAACGGCTACGGTTGATCGACCTGTTTGGGCAACCTGCGGCTATATCGCCTGACACGTTCAAGCTGAACGGTCCCATGGCACCGGCCCTCACATCCGAGGCCTACCGGCAGGCCATCGTGCGTATTCAGGACTACATCCAGGCAGGTGACTGCTACCAGGTCAACTTTGCGCAACGTTTTCGCGCGCCCTGTGCCGGCGATCCCTGGGTCGCGTATTGCGCGCTGCGTGAGGCCTGCCCTACACCTTTTTCCGGGTTTCAGAGCCTGCCGGATGACGGTGCGATACTCAGTCTGTCGCCAGAACGATTCGTGCGGATCAGCGAACGCCAGGTCGAAACCCGCCCGATCAAAGGCACCCGCCCGCGTGGGTTGACGCCTGAAGAAGACGCCGCCAATGCCGCCGAACTCCTGGCCAGCCTCAAGGATCGCGCCGAAAACCTGATGATCGTCGACCTGCTGCGCAACGATCTCGGCCGCACTTGCCGCACTGGCTCGGTGAAAGTGCCGGAGTTGTTCAGCCTGGAAAGCTACCCCAATGTGCACCATTTGGTGAGCTGCGTGACGGGGGTGCTGGCCGACGACAAAGACGCCCTCGACCTGATCGCCGGCAGCTTCCCTGGCGGCTCCATCACTGGCGCGCCGAAGATCCGCGCAATGCAGATCATCGATGAGCTGGAACCGACTCGACGCGGGTTGTACTGCGGCTCGCTGGTGTACCTGGATGTACGCGGCGAAATGGACAGCTCCATCGCCATCCGCAGTTTGCTGGTCAAGGATGGGCACGTGAACTGCTGGGGCGGTGGCGGGATCGTGGCGGATTCGCAATGGGAGGCGGAGTATCAAGAGTCGCTGACCAAGGTACGGGTCTTGTTACACACTTTGGAAAGCCTGTAG
- a CDS encoding alpha-L-glutamate ligase-like protein — MFGFWKTWKALEARGIMGINRRNADYVLKYNKRSLYPLVDDKIITKERALAAGLHVPEMYGIISTEKEIDKLDEIIGGRSDFVIKPAQGAGGDGILVVADRFEGRYRTVSGKIISHEEIEHQISSILTGLYSLGGHRDRALIEYRVVPDQIFKSISYEGVPDIRIIVLMGYPVMAMLRLPTRQSGGKANLHQGAIGVGVDLATGLTLRGTWLNNIITKHPDTTNAVDGVQLPNWDGFMTLAAGCYELCGLGYIGVDMVLDQEKGPLILELNARPGLNIQIANDCGLTLRTHAVEARLDELKAAGVTETPEERVKFVQEMFGHIPPVEG; from the coding sequence ATGTTTGGCTTCTGGAAAACCTGGAAGGCCCTGGAAGCGCGGGGGATCATGGGCATCAACCGGCGAAACGCCGATTACGTGCTCAAGTACAACAAGCGCAGCCTGTACCCGCTTGTGGATGACAAGATCATCACCAAGGAACGCGCCCTGGCTGCCGGCCTGCACGTGCCGGAAATGTACGGGATCATTTCCACCGAAAAAGAAATCGACAAGCTCGACGAGATCATCGGCGGGCGCAGCGACTTCGTGATCAAACCGGCCCAGGGTGCCGGCGGTGATGGCATCCTGGTGGTGGCCGACCGTTTTGAAGGGCGCTACCGCACAGTGTCCGGCAAAATCATCAGCCATGAAGAAATCGAGCATCAGATCTCCAGCATCCTCACCGGCCTGTATTCCCTGGGCGGCCACCGCGACCGCGCACTGATCGAATACCGCGTGGTGCCCGACCAGATCTTCAAGAGCATCAGCTACGAAGGCGTGCCGGATATCCGCATTATCGTGCTGATGGGCTACCCGGTAATGGCGATGCTGCGCCTGCCGACCCGCCAGTCCGGCGGCAAGGCCAACCTGCATCAGGGCGCGATTGGCGTGGGCGTGGACCTCGCCACCGGCCTGACCCTGCGCGGCACCTGGCTGAACAACATCATTACCAAACACCCCGACACCACCAACGCGGTGGATGGCGTGCAACTGCCCAACTGGGACGGGTTCATGACGCTCGCGGCCGGCTGCTATGAGCTGTGCGGGCTAGGCTATATCGGCGTGGACATGGTGCTGGACCAGGAAAAAGGCCCGTTGATCCTGGAGCTGAATGCGCGGCCTGGGCTGAATATCCAGATCGCCAACGACTGCGGTTTGACATTGCGTACCCATGCGGTGGAAGCACGACTGGACGAACTGAAAGCGGCTGGCGTGACGGAAACTCCGGAAGAACGGGTGAAGTTTGTGCAGGAAATGTTTGGGCATATTCCTCCCGTGGAAGGCTGA
- a CDS encoding inactive transglutaminase family protein, with protein sequence MRSLTLHLRILITILVVLGISVTAYQIFVLGIPVTEDATDDLWNIDAKVEFVANPKDPVKISMFVPPLSRDFVSLNESFISNNYGVSVNRTDGNRKVTWSARRAKGNQTLYYRLVLTKRYSGEKVKVKGPTFRDSIAVEGPEKIAAEALLAPIRQHSADVETFITEAIKRTNNLNDDNVKLLLAGDPSTPHKAKIVELLLSIAHVPVEKVHTIRLVADQPQTPELWLRSFNGNDWLYFNPETGEQGLPSDRLLWWTGDENLISVEGGKKAMVTFSLNNSEMNAIRLAKLTDENTDANFLEYSLYGLPLQTQQTFMIMVMIPIGVLVILILRNLIGLQTLGTFTPVLIALAFRETQLGFGIALFTIITALGLSLRSYLEHLKLQMLPRLSVVLTFVVVLIAAISLFSHKLGLERGLSVALFPMVILTMTIERLSITWEERGANHALKVAVGTLFAAALAHIIMSVPELVYFVFTFPAILLILVGFMLAMGRYRGYRLTELVRFKAFLKADS encoded by the coding sequence ATGCGCTCTCTGACCCTGCACCTGAGAATCCTGATCACCATCCTGGTGGTGTTGGGTATTTCGGTCACCGCCTATCAGATTTTCGTGCTGGGAATCCCCGTCACCGAAGACGCCACCGACGACTTGTGGAACATCGACGCCAAGGTCGAGTTCGTCGCAAACCCCAAGGACCCGGTAAAAATCTCGATGTTCGTGCCGCCCCTGAGCCGCGACTTCGTCAGCCTCAACGAGAGTTTTATTTCCAATAACTACGGCGTGAGCGTCAACCGCACCGACGGCAACCGCAAGGTCACCTGGTCGGCGCGCCGCGCCAAGGGCAACCAGACGCTGTATTACCGCCTGGTGCTGACCAAGCGTTACAGCGGCGAAAAGGTCAAGGTCAAAGGCCCGACCTTCCGCGACAGCATCGCCGTCGAAGGCCCGGAAAAAATCGCCGCCGAAGCCCTGCTGGCGCCGATCCGCCAGCATTCGGCCGACGTCGAAACCTTTATTACCGAGGCGATCAAGCGCACCAACAACCTCAACGACGACAATGTAAAGCTGCTGCTGGCGGGCGACCCGTCCACGCCACACAAAGCCAAGATCGTCGAACTGTTGCTGTCCATCGCCCATGTACCGGTGGAAAAAGTCCACACCATCCGGCTCGTCGCCGACCAGCCGCAAACCCCGGAACTGTGGCTGCGCAGCTTCAACGGCAATGACTGGCTGTACTTCAACCCGGAAACCGGCGAGCAAGGCCTGCCGTCCGACCGCCTGCTGTGGTGGACCGGTGATGAAAACCTGATTTCGGTGGAGGGCGGCAAGAAAGCCATGGTGACCTTCAGCCTCAACAACAGTGAGATGAACGCGATTCGCCTGGCCAAGCTGACCGACGAAAACACCGACGCCAACTTCCTCGAATACTCGCTGTACGGCCTGCCGCTGCAAACCCAGCAAACCTTCATGATCATGGTGATGATCCCCATCGGCGTGCTGGTAATTCTGATCCTGCGTAACCTGATCGGCCTGCAAACCCTGGGCACCTTCACTCCGGTGCTGATCGCCCTGGCGTTTCGCGAGACGCAATTGGGCTTCGGTATTGCGCTGTTTACCATCATCACGGCGCTGGGCCTGTCCCTGCGCTCGTACCTGGAACACCTGAAATTACAGATGCTGCCGAGGCTCTCGGTGGTGCTGACATTCGTGGTGGTGCTGATTGCGGCCATCAGCCTGTTCAGCCACAAGCTGGGCCTGGAACGCGGGCTGTCGGTGGCGCTGTTTCCGATGGTGATTCTGACCATGACCATCGAGCGTCTGTCGATCACCTGGGAAGAACGCGGTGCCAACCATGCGCTGAAAGTGGCCGTAGGCACACTGTTCGCCGCCGCCCTGGCGCACATCATCATGAGCGTGCCGGAGCTGGTTTACTTTGTGTTCACCTTCCCGGCGATCCTGTTGATCCTGGTGGGTTTCATGTTGGCCATGGGTCGCTATCGCGGCTATCGCCTCACCGAACTGGTACGTTTCAAGGCCTTCCTCAAGGCTGACTCGTAA
- a CDS encoding ATP-dependent zinc protease, translated as MRLKPFLLICLLCLPGLGVAAEKTVYGLNEYAKLAGIDLEVAAKLDTGAKTASLSARDIKRFKRDGESWVRFYLAIDTAHSHPIERPLARVSKIKRRAGDYDPDEDKNYTARPVIALDICMGTALRSIEVNLTDRSAFQYPLLIGSEALKRFDALVDPSLKYAAGKPACAADAHTAE; from the coding sequence ATGAGACTCAAGCCCTTCCTTCTTATTTGCCTACTGTGCTTACCTGGCCTTGGCGTTGCCGCCGAGAAGACCGTGTATGGCCTGAATGAATACGCCAAATTGGCCGGCATCGACCTGGAAGTCGCCGCCAAACTCGACACCGGCGCCAAGACCGCCTCGTTGAGCGCCCGCGATATCAAGCGTTTCAAGCGCGACGGCGAATCCTGGGTACGCTTTTACCTCGCCATCGACACCGCCCATTCCCACCCCATCGAACGCCCCCTGGCCCGCGTCAGCAAGATCAAGCGCCGCGCCGGTGACTACGACCCCGATGAGGACAAGAACTACACCGCCCGCCCAGTGATTGCCCTGGATATCTGCATGGGCACTGCTTTACGCAGCATCGAAGTGAACTTGACTGACCGCAGCGCCTTCCAATACCCGCTGCTGATCGGCTCCGAAGCGTTGAAACGCTTTGATGCGCTGGTCGACCCCAGTCTTAAATACGCAGCGGGCAAACCCGCCTGCGCCGCCGACGCTCATACCGCCGAGTAA
- a CDS encoding GntR family transcriptional regulator translates to MLGQLETPLVSQDDSQTMSENVFRRIQAAIVKGEIAPGSKISEPELARTYGISRGPLREAIHRLEGQRLLVRVPHVGARVVSLSHAELIELYEIRESLEGMACRLAAERMTDAEIEELRQVLHTHERDEAFQAGLGYYQQEGDFDFHYRIIQGAGNRTLTQMLCGELYQLVRMYRIQFSATPNRPRQAFAEHHRILDAIADRDGELAELLMRRHIGASKRNIARHFPDGAPSSRGES, encoded by the coding sequence ATGCTGGGTCAGCTGGAAACGCCGCTGGTGTCGCAAGACGATTCCCAGACGATGTCAGAGAACGTCTTTCGGCGTATCCAGGCCGCCATCGTCAAGGGTGAAATCGCTCCCGGCAGCAAGATCTCCGAACCGGAGCTGGCGCGCACCTACGGCATCAGCCGTGGCCCGTTGCGTGAGGCTATCCACCGTCTCGAGGGCCAGCGCCTGCTGGTGCGCGTGCCGCATGTCGGCGCAAGAGTGGTGTCCTTGAGCCACGCCGAGCTGATAGAGCTGTATGAAATCCGCGAATCCCTGGAAGGCATGGCCTGCCGCCTGGCCGCCGAGCGCATGACCGACGCCGAAATCGAAGAGCTGCGCCAGGTGTTGCACACCCATGAGCGCGACGAAGCGTTTCAGGCGGGCCTGGGCTACTACCAGCAGGAGGGCGACTTCGATTTTCATTACCGGATAATTCAAGGCGCCGGTAACCGCACCCTTACCCAAATGCTCTGCGGCGAGCTGTACCAATTGGTGCGCATGTACCGCATCCAGTTCTCCGCCACCCCGAATCGTCCACGCCAGGCTTTTGCCGAGCATCACCGCATTCTTGACGCGATTGCCGATCGCGACGGTGAACTGGCCGAGTTGTTGATGCGCCGGCATATCGGCGCTTCCAAACGTAATATTGCCCGTCACTTCCCGGACGGCGCTCCTTCATCACGAGGTGAGTCATGA
- the prpB gene encoding methylisocitrate lyase translates to MSSNNKTTPGQRFRDAVASEQPLQVVGAINANHALLAKRAGFKAIYLSGGGVAAGSLGVPDLGITGLDDVLTDVRRITDVCDLPLLVDVDTGFGSSAFNVARTVKSMIKFGAAAIHIEDQVGAKRCGHRPNKEIVSQQEMVDRIKAAVDARTDDSFVIMARTDALAVEGLESALDRAAACIEAGADMVFPEAITELEMYKLFASKVKAPILANITEFGATPLYTVDQLKSADVSIVLYPLSAFRAMNKAAENVYTAIRRDGTQQNVIDTMQTRMELYDRIDYHTFEQKLDALFAAKK, encoded by the coding sequence ATGAGTTCCAACAATAAAACCACTCCAGGCCAGCGTTTTCGTGACGCCGTGGCCAGCGAACAGCCCTTGCAGGTGGTCGGCGCCATCAACGCCAACCACGCGCTGCTGGCCAAGCGCGCCGGTTTCAAGGCGATTTATCTGTCAGGCGGCGGCGTAGCAGCCGGTTCTCTGGGCGTGCCGGACCTGGGCATCACCGGCCTGGACGACGTACTCACCGACGTACGCCGCATCACCGACGTGTGCGACCTGCCGCTGCTGGTAGACGTCGACACCGGTTTCGGCTCCTCGGCGTTCAACGTGGCGCGCACCGTCAAGTCGATGATCAAGTTCGGCGCCGCTGCCATCCACATCGAAGACCAGGTCGGCGCCAAGCGTTGCGGGCATCGCCCGAACAAAGAAATCGTGTCCCAGCAGGAAATGGTCGACCGCATCAAGGCCGCCGTAGACGCGCGCACCGACGACAGCTTCGTGATCATGGCCCGCACCGACGCGCTGGCGGTTGAAGGCTTGGAGTCGGCCCTGGACCGTGCCGCCGCCTGCATCGAAGCCGGCGCCGACATGGTGTTCCCGGAAGCCATCACTGAGCTGGAGATGTACAAGCTCTTCGCCTCAAAGGTAAAGGCCCCGATCCTGGCCAACATTACCGAGTTCGGTGCAACCCCTCTCTACACCGTCGATCAACTGAAATCTGCCGATGTTTCCATCGTGCTGTACCCGCTCTCGGCTTTCCGTGCCATGAACAAGGCTGCCGAGAACGTCTACACCGCGATCCGTCGCGACGGTACGCAACAGAACGTGATCGACACCATGCAAACCCGCATGGAGCTTTACGATCGCATCGACTACCACACCTTCGAGCAGAAGCTCGACGCGCTGTTCGCCGCGAAAAAGTAA
- the prpC gene encoding 2-methylcitrate synthase, with amino-acid sequence MAEAKVLSGAGLRGQVAGQTALSTVGQAGAGLTYRGYDVRELAADAQFEEVAYLLLYGELPSKTELAAYSAKLSKLRDLPQALKEVLERIPADAHPMDVMRTGCSFLGNIEPEKDFSAQHDVTDRLLAAFPAIMCYWYRFSHDGKKIDCVTDEPSIGGHFLHLLHGKKPSALHEKVMNVSLILYAEHEFNASTFTARVCASTLSDLYSCVTAAIGSLRGPLHGGANEAAMEMIERFGSAEEAVEGTLGMLARKDKIMGFGHAIYKDSDPRNEVIKGWAKKLADEVGDKVLFPVSEAIDKTMWEQKKLFPNADFYHASAYHFMGIPTKLFTPIFVCSRLTGWAAHVFEQRANNRIIRPSAEYIGVEQRKFVPIERR; translated from the coding sequence ATGGCTGAAGCAAAAGTACTGAGTGGCGCCGGCCTGCGTGGCCAGGTAGCCGGGCAGACCGCACTGTCCACCGTGGGCCAGGCCGGTGCCGGCTTGACCTATCGCGGCTATGACGTGCGCGAACTGGCCGCCGATGCGCAATTTGAAGAAGTCGCCTACCTGCTGCTGTACGGCGAATTGCCGAGCAAAACCGAATTGGCCGCCTACAGCGCCAAACTCAGCAAGCTGCGCGACTTGCCCCAGGCGCTTAAAGAAGTGCTGGAACGCATCCCCGCCGACGCCCACCCGATGGACGTGATGCGCACCGGTTGCTCGTTCCTGGGCAATATCGAGCCCGAGAAAGATTTCAGCGCCCAGCACGATGTCACCGACCGCCTGCTCGCCGCTTTCCCGGCGATCATGTGCTACTGGTATCGCTTCAGCCACGACGGCAAGAAGATTGACTGCGTGACCGACGAGCCCAGCATCGGCGGCCACTTCCTGCACCTGCTGCATGGCAAGAAGCCGAGCGCGCTGCATGAAAAAGTCATGAACGTGTCGCTGATCCTCTATGCCGAGCACGAATTCAACGCCTCGACCTTCACCGCCCGCGTATGTGCTTCAACCCTGTCCGATCTGTATTCCTGCGTCACCGCCGCCATCGGCTCGTTGCGCGGCCCGCTGCATGGTGGCGCCAACGAAGCCGCGATGGAGATGATCGAGCGTTTCGGCTCGGCCGAAGAAGCCGTCGAAGGCACCCTCGGCATGCTGGCGCGCAAAGACAAGATCATGGGCTTTGGCCACGCGATCTACAAAGACAGCGACCCGCGCAACGAAGTGATCAAGGGCTGGGCGAAAAAACTCGCGGATGAGGTCGGCGACAAGGTGTTGTTCCCGGTTTCGGAAGCCATCGACAAAACCATGTGGGAACAGAAGAAATTGTTCCCCAACGCCGACTTCTACCATGCCTCGGCGTACCACTTCATGGGCATCCCGACCAAGCTGTTCACACCAATCTTCGTGTGCTCACGCCTGACCGGCTGGGCCGCGCATGTGTTCGAGCAGCGCGCCAATAACCGCATCATCCGTCCAAGCGCCGAGTATATCGGCGTTGAGCAGCGCAAGTTCGTGCCAATCGAACGTCGCTGA